The window CGTGGTTTGTCCGTGTCTGCCTGGCTCAGATCAAAGCTGTGATCGTTGCCCAGGAACAGGTCGGTGACAGTCTCGGGCGCATGCTGGATCGCCCAGTAGTTGAGCAGATCGTAGTTGGTGGTGAACACCGTGCGATAGCGGCCCAGCTCCTGATTAAGCGTCGCCAGGGTCGAGGGTTCGACCAGTCGCCACGGGATATGCACCGCGTGCACGGTGTTGATCAGTGCTTCCTTTATTGCGTAGTAGCGATTGCGCGGTGCAGCGGAACTGACGGCCAGGGCCTTGTTGACCCGGCTGGTGGTTTTCAGCGCACCGAGTACCTGTTCGAAACTGCGTGTCTGCATCGCGTCGAACACACTCATTTCCGACGGGCTCAAGGGTTTTTCTTCGACTGTGCGAGCGTTTTCGAACAGCGAGTCGTAGCCGAAATCGTCCCAAACGGCGCGGCTGGCGCCGTTACCCAGCAGCAAGCCGCTGAAAGCGGTGCTGGCGCGCAAGGCATCCCAGTCTTCGAGCTGGGCGTCGTATTGCTGGAAGTCGGTCATTGCGAAAGTTATCTCAAAACGTGGTTAAGGCAGGGCGCGACTTTATCACGACCCAGTCTTGAGCCAGATCAAGATGCGCTGTGACCAGTCGGTCATTCTGGTAGCCCTGCCAATCCCGGCCTCTTCCAGGAGCATCTCCCATGAGCAGCACCTTTTTCATTCCCGCCGTGAACGTCATGGGGCTGGGTTGCCTCGACGAGGCCATGACCGCCATCCGTAACTACGGCTTTCGCAAGGCCCTGATCGTCACTGACACAGGGTTGGCCAAGGCCGGCGTCGCCAGCAAGGTGGCCGACCTGCTGGCGCAACAGGACATCGACTCGGTGATTTTCGACGGTGCCAAACCCAATCCCAGCATCGCCAATGTCGAGCGTGGGCTGGGGTTGCTGAAGGAGAGCCAATGCGATTTCGTGGTGTCGCTGGGTGGTGGCTCGCCCCACGATTGCGCCAAGGGCATCGCCTTGTGTGCCACCAACGGCGGGGAAATTCGTGACTACGAGGGCGTTGACCGCTCGAGTAAACCGCAGTTGCCGCTGATCGCCATCAACACCACGGCAGGTACTGCCAGCGAGATGACCCGTTTTTGCATCATCACCGACGAGACGCGCCACGTGAAAATGGCGATTGTCGACCGCAACGTGACGCCGCTCATGTCGGTCAACGATCCGGCGTTGATGGTGGCGATGCCCAAGGGGCTGACGGCTGCCACCGGCATGGATGCGTTGACCCATGCGATCGAAGCTTACGTATCCACTGCCGCCAATCCGATCACCGATGCCTGCGCGCTGAAAGCAGTCACGTTGATCAGCAACAATCTGCGTCAGGCCGTGCGCGACGGCAACGATCTGACGGCGCGGGAGAACATGGCCTACGCGCAGTTTCTCGCGGGGATGGCATTCAATAATGCCTCGCTGGGTTTTGTGCATGCGATGGCCCATCAACTGGGCGGTTTTTATGACTTGCCCCACGGCGTGTGTAATGCCGTGCTGTTGCCCCATGTGCAGAGTTTCAACGCCTCGGTATGTGCCGCTCGGCTGACCGACGTGGCCCATGCCATGGGCGCCGATACGCGCGGACTCAGCCCGGAGGAGGGCGCGCGGGTGGCCATTGAGGCGATCCGCAGCCTGGCCCGGGACGTGGACATTCCGGCCGGCCTGCGTGAGTTGGGCGTACGCCTCAACGACGTGCCGGTACTGGCCACCAACGCATTGAAAGATGCTTGTGGTCTGACCAACCCACGGGCGGGGGATCAACGGCAGATCGAGGAGATTTTCCGCAGCGCCTTTTAAGCGACCCGTGGCGGCATGAACCGCACGCACAGCATCGCTGCCACCGCCAGCAGCGTGCACAATGCCGCCAGCGGCCAGGCCTGTTGACTCAACAACAGGCTGGCCATGGCGCCGATCGCCGATGCCATCAGTTGATGCAGGAAACCGCTCAACGCCATGGCATAAGCACCGGCCACCGGTGAACCCTCATTGGCCAGGGACAGGCTGATGGGGTAATTCAACGATTGGCCGAACACCGCGAAGCAGTACGGCAACCAGAACAGCAGCGCAACACTGCTCAGCGCGACGCTCCCCAGCAGCATGGTTGCGCTGCCACCCAGCACCAGCGCAATGCCCCAGCTCATCAGCCGTCGCTGACCGGTGCGCAGCACAAAGCCGTTTACCGCCAGCGCGCCGAACAGGTACGCCGCACTGATCGGCCAGCCCAGCAGGCCGTACTCAATCGCTGACCAATGAAAGCTTTCCTGCAGGATCAGTGGCGCGGCGGTGTTGAACGCGACGATCACGCCGTAACCCAGGCCACCAGCCAATGCCGGCAGTAAAAAACCTCGGTATCGGAGAATTCTGCCGTAGACGCGCCACGCTGATTGCCCGTGGCTGCTTTCTGTCAGCACTGGGAAACCGACCCGGGACACTGCCACCGCCATCGCCAGGCTGACCGCACCCAAGCCGTAGAAGATCGCTTCCCAGCCGAAGGCAACCTGGATCAAGGAGCCCAGATACTGGCCAATGCCAAGGGCAATCACGAAGGCTATCGAGATCCATGACAGGGCCTTGGCCAGCAGATCGCCGTTGAAACTGTCACGGATCAATACCCTGGCCATCACCGAGATACCGCTGGCGCCGATGCCCTGAATCAACCTGAGCGTCAGGAACGCCTCGACTGTCGTACCCAGCGGTAAGGCCAGGTTGCTCAGGCCGTACAACCCCAATGCCGCCAGCAACACCGGTTTGCGTCCCAGACGCTGGCTCACGCTGCCCCACAGCAACATTGGCAGCGCCATGCCGATCAGGTAAACCGACAAGCCCCAGGAAACCCGGGACGCATCGGCCCCCAGATCCCGGGCAATGTCGGGCAGGGCCGGCAAGTAGATGCTCATGCCCAGTTGTGCCAGGAAGACAGTGGTGCAGGTGATGATCAGGGTCTTACGGTTCTTCATCAAGGCGCTCGTTCAAGGACGGATGTCACGCCCGTGTGCCAGCAGCAGATTGGTGATCCGT is drawn from Pseudomonas rhizophila and contains these coding sequences:
- a CDS encoding DUF4917 family protein, giving the protein MTDFQQYDAQLEDWDALRASTAFSGLLLGNGASRAVWDDFGYDSLFENARTVEEKPLSPSEMSVFDAMQTRSFEQVLGALKTTSRVNKALAVSSAAPRNRYYAIKEALINTVHAVHIPWRLVEPSTLATLNQELGRYRTVFTTNYDLLNYWAIQHAPETVTDLFLGNDHSFDLSQADTDKPRLLYLHGGLHLVRNQDGTARKLTATEGTLLGSFAINNTIKTLDDVPLFVNEGPSQDKLKTIRSSDYLSFCYDQLLHHGDNLCLFGHALGEQDSHIVHALRQAAPKTVAISIYPRSQAFIQHQKRHYAKVFQGLAVELRFFDAKTHPLGNPKLSVPVEV
- the yiaY gene encoding L-threonine dehydrogenase → MSSTFFIPAVNVMGLGCLDEAMTAIRNYGFRKALIVTDTGLAKAGVASKVADLLAQQDIDSVIFDGAKPNPSIANVERGLGLLKESQCDFVVSLGGGSPHDCAKGIALCATNGGEIRDYEGVDRSSKPQLPLIAINTTAGTASEMTRFCIITDETRHVKMAIVDRNVTPLMSVNDPALMVAMPKGLTAATGMDALTHAIEAYVSTAANPITDACALKAVTLISNNLRQAVRDGNDLTARENMAYAQFLAGMAFNNASLGFVHAMAHQLGGFYDLPHGVCNAVLLPHVQSFNASVCAARLTDVAHAMGADTRGLSPEEGARVAIEAIRSLARDVDIPAGLRELGVRLNDVPVLATNALKDACGLTNPRAGDQRQIEEIFRSAF
- a CDS encoding MFS transporter, producing the protein MKNRKTLIITCTTVFLAQLGMSIYLPALPDIARDLGADASRVSWGLSVYLIGMALPMLLWGSVSQRLGRKPVLLAALGLYGLSNLALPLGTTVEAFLTLRLIQGIGASGISVMARVLIRDSFNGDLLAKALSWISIAFVIALGIGQYLGSLIQVAFGWEAIFYGLGAVSLAMAVAVSRVGFPVLTESSHGQSAWRVYGRILRYRGFLLPALAGGLGYGVIVAFNTAAPLILQESFHWSAIEYGLLGWPISAAYLFGALAVNGFVLRTGQRRLMSWGIALVLGGSATMLLGSVALSSVALLFWLPYCFAVFGQSLNYPISLSLANEGSPVAGAYAMALSGFLHQLMASAIGAMASLLLSQQAWPLAALCTLLAVAAMLCVRFMPPRVA